GACGATTTTTCCGTCACGAATACCGATATCACCGCCGAAGCGCGTTTTGCCCGTTCCGTCGCAAATGAGCCCACCAACGATCTTCACGTCGTACATGGCGGCGATCATCGCCGAGACGGGACAGCGTGGCAAGCGCCTATTGCCGGTGGTTCACTGTTTGCGAATCTTGTCGACGAGCTCGGGATCGATGTGTGGGTTGAAACTTCCGCGCTTGATGGTATCGGGGAGTTTGATGACGTAATCGGGATGATCCCACTGGGAGCGGTCGGTCCACTGGCCGGATTTCACACGGAATTTGTCGCCTTCCCATACGCCTTCGAGGTCGTAGGTGTATTCGCGGGAATCTTCGTGCGTGCCGACGAAATCGCGGTCCTCGACGTGTGGGCTGGCGAGGAACAGCCACGTTTGCACGCGGGCGATATTGGGGCTGCCTTCTACACGCGAAACACGGGTCATGACTTTCCACGCCGGTTCGTTCCATACCTCGGGCCCAGGATCTTCGTCGATGATGAACGCGCGCTTTTTGCCAATGAGCTCGGTTTCGACGACTTCGTGGAATAAATTCGGAGCCACATCCGCATATTCGTCGTCCCATTCGCCATTGAAGCGATCGCCGATGATGGTCAATGGGTCGATGTTTTCGTATGTTTTCAAGAGGAGCGCCTTCAAGTCTCCGACGCGGAAAAGGAGCTGCCCGTGGCTCTGCATCCTCGCTGGTTCAGGCTCCATGACGGAAGCAATGGCCCATGCGTCGCAGAGACCAGACCACGAGACGGCGCGCGGATCGTAGAGCGAGCTGCGTTCGTAGGCGGCTGCCGACGTGCGTCGATTGAGTGTGAGGGCAAAGGCGTCGTATTTCTGGAGCGGCGCCAATTCATTCATTTTCCCTTCGAAGAGGGTATCTTGCCAATGCGGATACCACCAAGACGACCAGGGTTTGCGTTTCGCCTCGGCCGAACGTTCACCCGCGGTTATCACGTAGTTCGTTTTGTTCTTGTCATCGACTATCGGATCGTCACCTCCATCCGTTGGACAGTTTTCCCCTCCTGCGTCTGCACACGTGCCATGGACCGACGTAATGGTCGTGGAAGCAATGGGTTCATTGCAGCCGATGGCCACGATCGATGCTACGAAAACGCCAGAGGGAATGGTGTAACGAATCGCCATGAGCGGTCTCCTTGGAATCGGTTTGTCCGGATGCTCAAGGGGATGGTGGGGGGAGGGGGCGACCGCACCCGATTGAGACGCGGTCGCCCCGAAGCGCACGCCTAGCGCTCCTTGCGAGGTTGGACGCTGGCAGGAGCCTTGCCGCCAACCAACGCCTTCGAGCCCTTGATGAGCTCCGGCGAGGCGCACATATTGTATACGTTTCCGGTTTCGACGCGCGTCGCAAGCGCCTTGTTCGACACGAGATCCTGGTCGACTCGGCCCTTGCAGAAGTCGTTCATCGAGCCCTTGTGGGCCATGAGCTCTTGGCACGTCAATGCAAAGCTCTTCGTGTACGTCACTTGCACTTCCTTCAGGCGCGGACACGCCGTCTGGAGGGCATTCATCGGAATCGCGTTCTCTTGCCGAATCACGTAGAACTTGTCCGAAGACAACGACGCGACGAGGCTTCGACGATTGTCGATTTCCATTTTGTCGGATTGATCGGCTTCCCAAATGAATTGGGTATCCTCGCAGGTCAGCCGAATGGCGTTCGGTTGACGCTGCGTCTGGAAAGCAGCCGGATTCTGACACGCCTGGACCATTTGATCCCAGGACAATTGACGCTGTTGGCCTTCCGCACTGGCCACAGAGCCAATCGCCAAGACCCCCACGAATGCGCTGGCCGCGATGAACTTGAGCATGACGATCCTCCTCCACGTTCCAGCGTGAATATCAAACCAAACGAGCGCGCCCCGTCTGGCTCGACCACGCCCGATGACACGATTGCAAGCAGCTTGCCGCGGCGACCAAAACGTCGAGTAGCGGCCAATTCTGAGGCTATTGGCGACGTCGAGCCCCAAAATGAGGGTCGCACCATCCATGGCGGACGTAACCCCGAAGGTACGCCGCGCACATAGACCGGCACGGAATCTCACGCCCGGCCGACAATTGATTCGCACACGCGGTAACGACCCGAAGATCAACGCAAAGACGCAAAGACGGCGGGGCGCAAAGCTGTAGTCCCTGCACTGTCCAAGCGTGGATCGAAATGTCGATGACGATGAGATCCGCGGATGACTCGACACGGGCGCACAACCAACAGACCGCAGACGTGTGACCGTAATGTAAAGTACGATTGACGTGGGGTACGGGCGTAGGCTCCAGCGTCCTGCGCGGACGTAAGTGAATCCGAGCAGAAACTTCGACAACGGCTTGAAGGTGCGCTAATCGGAGCGCCGTGGACACACTACGCGAGATACTCTACCGCCTGCGTGACGTACTTCCGTGGGGCAACATCGAAGCGCTCCTTACGTGGGGTGGCTATCCAGTCCTGATGGCAATCATTTTTGCCGAAACTGGGCTGTTGATCGGCTTTTTCCTGCCCGGCGACTCGCTGCTCGTCACGACGGGCGTGCTCATCAATGCCGAACAAATCAATCCATTCGGAGTGTCCACATTTGCCAATCTCTTGCTGATGAACGTCGTGCTTTCCGTCATGGCCATCATTGGCGATACGGTGGGATATTCGATTGGATACAAGGCAGGCCCGAAAATCTTTACGCGCGAGCAAAGCCTGTTCTTCCGGAAAGATTATCTCGTCGCCACGCAAAAGTTTTACGAAAAGCATGGCGGCAAAACCATCGTTCTTGCGCGCTTCATGCCCTTCGCTCGGACGTTTGCCCCCGTCGTCGCCGGTGTTGGGCAAATGAGTTACAAGAGGTTTCTCTCGTACAACATTTTCGGCGGAATCGGCTGGGTCGCGTCGATGACGTTTCTCGGCTATTACCTCGGCAAAGTGCTCGGGGCGAAGCAAATCGAAAAGGTCGTCATTTTGATCATCGTCATTTCGGTATTGCCGCCCATCATCGGTGCCATTCGCGCCCATCGCGCGGCGAAAAAGAATGACAGCGAAAAGCCGGCGGTTTGAAGGCGGGTCACAAACCGGGAGCAAGCCAGCCATTCGAACTCGGGGGATATGAGCGCTAACTTAACCCGCTTGCACCCCCGCGCGGGGTTTTAGAGGTTGTCTCACAACTCCAGGCGTAGTGTGTCGCCGCACGCCCGCGCGGGGTTTCAACCCCGCGCGTGCAAGCGGTACGCTGCCACCGGCCGAGTTTTGAGACAGCTTCTTTAACCCGGGGCGCCCGGGGGCCCCGCTTCAGTTCGTGATGGCTTTGAGGTCCAGCATTTCTTCGACGCTGGGCACGACGATCAAGTCACAACGACGGTTCTTCTGTCGACCTTCGTCGGTGTCGTTCGGAGCGATCGGATCGGTGTCGCCAAACCCAGCAGCACTCCAGCGCTCGATGGGCAGTTGCCCGCCCTTCTCACTCACGAGGAAGAGAAGCACTTCGCGCGCACGCATGAGGGACAAACCCCAGTTGTCGCGGAAAATGCCGCCTGCAAGAGGCTTCGAGTCCGTGTGTCCGGCGACTTGGTAGTCGCGTCCCTTGAGCGACGCGTCCGCGTTGATGATCCCTGCAACCTTCGTGAGGATCTCCTGGCCCTCTTTCTTGAGCGTTTCACGGCCCGAGTCGAAGAGCACGTCGCCGGGGAGCGAAATGACCATGCGGTTCTTGCGAATGTTCACCGCCAAACCCAGCTTGGTGAGCTCGTCGAGCTTCTTGCGAAGCATTTCGAATCGAGCCTTGATCTGCTCGAGCTGCTTGGCGCGCGCCTTGTACTCGGCCAGCGCCTTCTCACGCTCTTCGAGCGTCGAGCTGAGTGACGACACGCGAGTCGCTGCGTTCTGCAGATCCTCGTTCAGCTTCTTCATGTCGAAGCCCGCGGCCTCGAGCTTCTTCCTCAGCTCTTCGGCCCTCGCCTGCTCGCCACGAAGCTCCTCTTCGAGCGCCGCTTGCCGCGCCTTCGCCTTCGAGGCTTCGTCGTTCTTCTCGGCCAAAAGCTTATTGTACTTGTCGAGCTGCGCCTGCCACTCCTCTTCGGAGTAGCCGCACCCGAGCACGATCGTGGCTGCAAGGGTGCATGCGGCCAATGTTCGCAACTGCATGACGATCTCCCAATGCAACCGCGCGAGTCGCTCGCCAGGCTGCTTTTCCGCAAACTAGCGAGGTCGCGCGCGACGGGAAAGATCAAATCGAATTTCTTGCGCACCGAGCTCGCGTGCCGATCTCGGTTCGGAGGTCGAGACACGCTGGTGGACACGTGAAATCGTGCCTGGATGTGGGGCTTTTTGCTCGCCTATTGCCAAACGCCCGTCGGCTTTCGTTGCGAGCACCACCTAGAGCTCGGTCGCGCGTCGACGGTGGTCGGGGACGAGCTTTCCGTGAGGCAAGGGAACCGTCACGGACAGCGTGCATCGCCGAGGACGGCGAACAGGACGAATACAAACGAGCAGTGTACGAGACGAACCCGTACGAGACGAACCTGCGACGTACTAGAAAGACAAACGCGAGGGGGTAGGTCGTTTTCCGATGATCCCAGGGAACAAGCTCTAGCGGAACACCATCACGTTCCGATGGTCGACCTCGTGCACACAGGGGAGATCGTGCGCAGTTGTCGAGATCGCACGGCTCTTTGCGGTTCGTCGCGGAGAGCAGGTGAGAGGACGCAGACGAACGCGTTTGTCTCGGGTCGCCGCGTGCTCGGCTCACTACGTCGAAAGGTGTGCAATGCGCTCGATTCGTCAAAATTCGCTATTCATGGCCGTTGGGCTGATGCCGCTGTGGGCCGTCGAAGCACGCGCTGCGGCGCCTCCAGCGGTTGCCGAATCGTTCGCGGATGTGCTGCGACAAACGGCAGCCGTCATCGAAGGCGACGTGCAAGACGTGAGCTTCCGGTACGACGATCGCGAAGGTCCTCGCACGGTGGCCACGATGGCCAACATCGTGGTGCACATCGGTTCGCTCGGATCGTCGCCGCCACGAACGCTCGAGCTGCGGTCCTTCGGCGGGTTTCTCCCGGACGGTCGCGAAGTGATCGCGATGCACGTGCCAGCATTCACCCCCGGCAAACGCCACGTGGTCTTCTTGCGCAACACGGATTGGTTCCTTTCTCCTGTTGCGTTTGGTTTCGTGTTTCGTGTCGAGCAACAGGGATCGAGGGCCCCGATCGTGGATCCCTTCGGGCGGCTCGTCGTGGGCGTGGGCATGTCCGGGCCCATCGCTGGAGCGCCATTCTGGGCTCGATCCGACGGGGGACTCGCACCATCCATATCGCCCCGCATGGCGCGCGCCCTGACCGAAGACGCCGTGGATCGGGCGCTCGATGCGATGGGCTTTGCGGACCACGTGCGCGCCTTCGCTGCAGCAACGGACACGTGGCCACGCGGCACGTTCTCGATGGTCCCGGTCAACTCGAGTCGATCGTGGCGGTTCGTCGAGACAACCCCGCATGTCGCCGACGAGCTGGAACCGTCGAGTCACCCGCTACCGAACGATGAAGAGCTTCTTGCCTGCTTTGGTCCCGTCGAAGAAGCACGAGATACGACGCCGCTTGGCGGAGAGGTGTGCGACGCGGGAGGTGCACCGTGATCTCACGCCTGAAATCGATCGGCGTGGGGCTCGCATGTGTGCTCTTTGCGCGTGAAGCCGCGGCCTACAGGTACTTGACGTGCAACGGCAATCCCGTGCGCTGGCCGGCCCCGTTCGGCATGGTGCAGAACTCGTGCAGCATGCCTGCGGGCACCGACGTGGCGAAGGCATACGCGGCCGTCGTCGGGCAGTGGCGAGGCGTCGGCGGGATGCTCGACATGGTCTACCACTACGGATCGTGGCCACCGTCGCGATGCTGGGTCGACGTCGTCGACGAATGGAACGACGTGGCGCTCGTCGACACGGCAAGCATCGATGGAGCCCTTGGTGAAACCGTGATCGTGCGCAAGTGCGACCGAATCATCGAAGCCAACGTGCTCGTGGCGAATCTGTCGACGCAAGGTTTTGCCAATCCAGATGAAGCGTTTGCCGCAGGCACGTGCCCGTACGACATGAAGCGCACGGGTCAAGCGGCGCTGCTGCACGAGTTCGGTCACGCGCACGGTTTGGCCATCACGTACGCCGGTGGCCCGGACAATCATCCGCTCGGTTTTACAGTCATGCGGCCCACTCCACCCGTACCGCTCGGCGGCGGCGGCCCCGAGCACGTGCACTCGCAACCAATGCCCGATGACGCAGCGTGCGGACGTTTCCTTTACCCATCGGGCAAGGCCGAGACAAACCTCCTCGCGTCCGCGCAGCGTTTGTCAAAAGGAACCATACGCAACAACACCGCATGGCAAACGATCCAGCGATGCCGCGGTGACACGTTTTCCTTTTACTTCACGACGGCGAACACCGGCACGACGACGGCTACGACCGATCAACGGTTTTACCTGGCCAAAGCTCCCAATGCTCACACGTGGAGCGGCGTGACGCTCGGCACCTGGTTTGGCGCAACGGTGAATGCCCAAGGGGCCGTTCACGTGAACGTCACGACCACCATTCCATGCGGCACGCCCAAGGGACTGTACTGGATCTACCACGAAGCGGATTCGGGCGAATCGCTGACGGAAGCATCGGAGAGCGACAACGTCGTGCACAACTCGCTCACCGTCAACGTGCTCGATTGCGGGTGTTGAAACGAATGGGGTTTGGGGCGAAGGGCGCCGACGGCGACCCGAAGCCCCAGATGTTCGAACTGGGGGGACGATGCGGAAGGACAAACTCGGCTTTCGCGAGTGGCTTGCCGCTGCGGTCATCGCATCGATGGCCGCGGGTTGCTCGATGAACGACGTGAGCGATTTGTTTGGGTTCAAAAGATCTACCGTCGTGATGGACGAGCTCGTGATCACGACAGCCGACGGGCAAACGTATCGCGGATCAGCCGCGACCATCGAGCTCGTCGCGCCGCTGCCGAACGGTCCCATGGCCAAGGCATCGGTTGCTCTGTCCACGGCCGATCGCTACGGATTCGGCCTCAGCTTGGCGTTCGACCTGCCTCCATCGGCGCTTCTCGATACGACGGTTTCGGTGCCGCTTTTCGATGGTCCGGGCAGCGGCACGCTCGCGCTGCTCTCGAGCACGAGCGCCGAGATCATCAGCCCAGGGAAGGTCTCGCTGTCCATGATGCGCGGCACGCTCGCAGGGTCTTTCCAGACCGATCATCCGATGCTTCCTGCGGGCAAGATCGAAGGGCGATACGACGTCGACTGTTTGGTGCCACCAGACATGCTCGGGCAGCAGCCGGCGGGCGAAGTGTCCCAAGGGACGTGGATCTTGGTGGAAGACGAAGAATATCGTTCGCTATTTTGCCAGACGTTCACGGGACTCTAGCTCGGGCGGCTTCTGCTTTGGCACGACGCTCGTGCCGAACGTCATCCGCAAAAGCGTGCCATGAACGATCGTCGACAACCGCGCCGCAACCGCGTGTTCATCGTCGTCTCGAGTCACGTACACGAACGCGAAACATCGGCGCGCCCATCCACCGAATGCGAGCACCGTGCCTTCGATTCGAGGCGTTTCCCCGCGCTCGCGCACGTACACGTCGACGATCGTGTCGTGGCCCGGAGGCACGTCGATGCGCTTCTGTTCGACGAAGACATCTCCCATGCGTTCAGGAAGCGTTCGGTAAAGGCGCGCTCGGTCTTCACAAGCGCCCCGGCTCATCATTTCATATTCGCGCCACACGCGTACGAGGAGCGTCGACGAAGCGGATGCGTGCGTCGCGACGAGCCACCGGTCCGTGTGATCGTCGATGCGAAACGAAGCGCCATCAGGTAGCGGCAGAGAAAAGTTGAAGCGCGTCGATGCGTAGGTTTGAAATGACGAACCCAGACCGACCGCATCGATGGTCGGTGATTCGGTCGCTCTGGGTGTCGCAGTGCGAGGCGTCGTTTCAAGCGGCCGCGGCGGAGCCTTTGCGGGCTCGCATGCGACCAGGGTGGTGCAAACGAGCGCGACCACCGCAGATGGGATGGTCGCGCGAGGTGGCGCCGAAGGTGCAGGCGTCACGCGCGGCTAGGGAGCGACACGTGCGAGAGCCACTCGGGATGCGAGTCGTCGGAGCCCCTCACGATGTCGAAGTACCGCGCCTGCAGCTTGCGCGTGATCGGCCCGACGACCCCATCACCGATGGGTCGATCATCGACCTCGCGGATCGGCGTGACCTCGGCCGCCGTTCCCGTGAAAAACGCCTCGTCGGCCAAGTAAAGCTGGTCGCGCGAGATCATCTCTTCGGACGTCGGGATGCCTTCTTCGCGCGCGAGCGTGAGGATCGTGTCGCGCGTGATGCCTTCGAGGATCGACGCGGACGGAGGCGGCGTCAGCAGTCGACCTCTGCGGACGATGAAGATGTTTTCGCCGGTTCCTTCGCCGACGTAACCGTTGGGATCGAGCAGCACGGCTTCGTTGTAGCCGGCGACCTTGGCTTCGCGTTTGGCGAGGGACGAGTTGGTGTACTGGCCCATCATCTTCGCCTTGGCGAGGCCGACGTTGATGTGGTGCCTGGCAAATGAAGAAATCTTCACGCGGATGCCGTTCTCGGTCGCACCTTTGCCAAGGTACGCGCCCCAGTGCCACGCGATGATCGCCGTGCGTACGGGGTTGTCGTGGGCATACACGCCCATGGGACCTTCACCCATGTAGATGAGCGGCCGGATGTAGCCATCCGTCATATCGTTTGCACGCATAATATCTTTGCATGCGTTTATCACCTGCTCTTTGGTGAACGTCGGCTTGATGGCGATGAGCCTGCACGTGTCGTAGAGGCGATCGATGTGTTCGGTGAGTCGGAAGATCGCCGTTTGTCCGTCCGCTCGGCGATAGCCACGAATGCCTTCGAACGCTCCGAGTCCGTAGTGCAGCGAGTGCGTGAGGATGTGGACGTTCGCTTTTTCCCAGTCGACGAACTCTCCGTCCATCCAGATCTTCTTCAACTTGTCGACCATCGCGCGCTCCTTGGCTTGTTCGTCCGTCGCAGGATCAATGCCGGTTCACCACTCGCCACCGATGCGGCGAAGCTTTGAGCACAAGGAACTAGCCCGAACCGGTCATCGTGCCAAGAGCGCCAGTACCACACCTGGGCCACCTTCGTCTTCGGGCGCGGATGCGAACGCTGCGATGTGATGAGCAACGGGTCCCTGGCTCAACCAAGCCGCAATTTCCCCGCGCAAAACGCCAATTCCGCGAGGCGAATGGTTCCCACGGCCGACGATGAGCGCAATCACTCGATCCCCGTCGCTGCGTCGTTTGCGTACGAACGATTCCACTTGGCGCCGCGCTTCACCAGCCGTCATTCCATGCAAGTCGAGACGTCCATCGACGGTATACGCGCCGCGTCGTAGTCGCCGAACTTCACGAGGGTCGACGTCGATGCGCCGCCCCTCGATACGTTCACCATCGTCGACGACTTCGAAGCGCGCACCATCGGCAACGAGCATCTGCAGCGCCGTGCGAGCGTCTGCATCTGGGTCCGTGGCGGGGACAATTTTTCGAGGTTCGATTTTTTCGGAAGAGACTGGAACACGCGTAGCTCGCTGCCCGTCGAGGGAACGAACCCCAGCCATGAAGATGGCAAATGTCTCGGCCTCCGTCGTGCCAACCATGGAGGCTTCCTCCGGCGGGCTCGCGGGCGGCTTCTCGGGGACCTTGGTGGGAGCCTTTTCGCTGCGCGCCTTTTTCGCGGCAAGCGCTGCGAAGGGGCGGAAGAACGGGCTATCCGCCGACGTCGGATTCGCCTTTTTCTTCTTGGTCTCCGTCCGCTGCGTACGCGGCTTGGTCCCCATGGGACAGAACTTCACCCGAGAGGGCGCGTAGTGCAAACCGTACCGACTGTATTCCTGCGAGCTGACCATCCTCGAAGTGCCAATCGGGATCAGCGAGATCCGGAAAATCATGCGGATTCCGAATGTCTTCCGCAGTCAGGTTCGGCTTCAGCCGCCGCGCGAGCTCGACGACCTTGCGATGCTGATTTTCCTCCATCGCATCGATGAGCGCGAAGATGCGATCGAAAAGCTCTCGATCATCCATGTGCCAAGCCTACTTGCGAGCGACGAGGGCGGGGAGGTTTGTCAAAACGATTTGACGCCCAGGCGGGCAAGCGCGCGCTCGAGCGTCACGATGGAGAGCGCATTCGTGATCATGCCGTCGTCGAGCGCTCGGCGCACGGCTCTCGCATCGAGCAGGACGGGCTCGATGTACTCGTCTTCGTCTGGAGCAGGCGGGCCGGAGGCTTCGACGCCGCGAGCGAGGAAGATGTGACACCGATTGTTCTGCATCGCGGTGTTCGGATGGACCGCGCCGAGCGACTGGATTTCGCGCAGCGAATACCCGGTCTCTTCACGAAGCTCACGGCGCGCGGCAAGCTGCGGCGTTTCGCCTTCGTCGACGAAGCCTCCCGCCGTTTCGAGCGTGACTTCGCTGATGCCGTGTCGATGCTGCCGCACGAGGACGAAGCGGTTGTCGGTGGTCACCGCAGCGATCGACACCCAATCGAGCATCGCGAGCGTGATGTACACGCGCGGCCCTTCGGAACCCTCGATTTCGTGACGAACGATGTCGAAGATGCCGTGTCGACCCACGATCGCCGCCGAGAGCCGTTGGACAGGGGGAAGGGGCATGAGAGACGCAATAGCACGCACCCCAAAGTGAGGCACCGCGGTGTGGCATTAGCTGCCGCTGCGACGAGCGCGTGCTGCGAGCGCGGCGAGTGCGCGCGAGCGCGCTGCAGCATCTTCGACGGGACAGAACATCGCAAGCGTGTCTTCGAGAGCGGGCAGCGCACGGGACAAGTCGGCCTCGCTCATGCATCGAGGGTCGACGCCCATGCGGCTGAGCGTTCTCGCCAGTGACTCGCGAGCAGGGTCGGCTTCGAGGCCCATGGCCGCGGCAACCGCGATGAACAATGCACTGAAGTGGTTCGCAGGCGACTTGACGTCCTCCTTCGATCGCTTCGATGCGTTCGACGAAGCCGAGCGTTGATTTGCAGTCACGACGTTTGCGGTCCGGTCGTGGACCGACGTGCGATTGATGGCGGATTTGTTCGAGTTCTGCGCATCGACATGCGGCAAGTCCGCGTATTTTTGACGAAGCAGGTTGCGAATTTTCGCGCGTACGATGTCCAGGGCAACGGTTTTACGGAGAAAATCATCGACGCCGGCAGCGGTGGCGTTGCGTTGATCTTCGGGATTTTCGCTGGCCGTGAGCATGAGGGTCGGGGTCGATTCTCGGCCTGGGGTTTGCCGGATCATGCGCACGGTTTCGATGCCGTCGACATGGGGCATTTGCAGGTCGAGGATCACGCAATCAATCGTTTGAGCTGCAAGCATATCGAGAGCTTCGTGGCCCGATCGAGCCAGCACGACGTCATGGCCATCTTCACGAAGGCTGCGCGCGAGGTGAGCGAGGAACGTAGGGGAGTCATCGACTGCGAGAATTCGTCGACTTCCCACGATCGACGGAGGAGGCGGTGCGCTGTTGCGGGTGCGACGACAAAGTTCGCGCAGGCGGCCAATGAAATAGGCAATGTTGTAGGGTTTGCCGACGTATTCGTCAGCTCCCATGGTCAAACCACGAACCCGATCACGGACATCGGCTTCCGAGGACAACACGATGACGGGCAGCGATGACGAATGAGGGTTTGCCCGTACTCGCTGAAGGATTTCCACTCCGTCGCCATCGGGCAGCATGATGTCGAGCACCAGGGCAGAGAAATTTCGATTGTCGAGCAGCTCCACGGCGGCGCGTCTGGTGTCACATACCGTAACGTCGAATCCTGCGGCGTTCAGTGCCCCTCGCAGATCCATACGTA
This window of the Polyangiaceae bacterium genome carries:
- a CDS encoding VTT domain-containing protein, translated to MDTLREILYRLRDVLPWGNIEALLTWGGYPVLMAIIFAETGLLIGFFLPGDSLLVTTGVLINAEQINPFGVSTFANLLLMNVVLSVMAIIGDTVGYSIGYKAGPKIFTREQSLFFRKDYLVATQKFYEKHGGKTIVLARFMPFARTFAPVVAGVGQMSYKRFLSYNIFGGIGWVASMTFLGYYLGKVLGAKQIEKVVILIIVISVLPPIIGAIRAHRAAKKNDSEKPAV
- a CDS encoding OmpA family protein; this translates as MQLRTLAACTLAATIVLGCGYSEEEWQAQLDKYNKLLAEKNDEASKAKARQAALEEELRGEQARAEELRKKLEAAGFDMKKLNEDLQNAATRVSSLSSTLEEREKALAEYKARAKQLEQIKARFEMLRKKLDELTKLGLAVNIRKNRMVISLPGDVLFDSGRETLKKEGQEILTKVAGIINADASLKGRDYQVAGHTDSKPLAGGIFRDNWGLSLMRAREVLLFLVSEKGGQLPIERWSAAGFGDTDPIAPNDTDEGRQKNRRCDLIVVPSVEEMLDLKAITN
- a CDS encoding branched-chain amino acid transaminase yields the protein MVDKLKKIWMDGEFVDWEKANVHILTHSLHYGLGAFEGIRGYRRADGQTAIFRLTEHIDRLYDTCRLIAIKPTFTKEQVINACKDIMRANDMTDGYIRPLIYMGEGPMGVYAHDNPVRTAIIAWHWGAYLGKGATENGIRVKISSFARHHINVGLAKAKMMGQYTNSSLAKREAKVAGYNEAVLLDPNGYVGEGTGENIFIVRRGRLLTPPPSASILEGITRDTILTLAREEGIPTSEEMISRDQLYLADEAFFTGTAAEVTPIREVDDRPIGDGVVGPITRKLQARYFDIVRGSDDSHPEWLSHVSLPSRA
- a CDS encoding Smr/MutS family protein, with translation MGTKPRTQRTETKKKKANPTSADSPFFRPFAALAAKKARSEKAPTKVPEKPPASPPEEASMVGTTEAETFAIFMAGVRSLDGQRATRVPVSSEKIEPRKIVPATDPDADARTALQMLVADGARFEVVDDGERIEGRRIDVDPREVRRLRRGAYTVDGRLDLHGMTAGEARRQVESFVRKRRSDGDRVIALIVGRGNHSPRGIGVLRGEIAAWLSQGPVAHHIAAFASAPEDEGGPGVVLALLAR
- a CDS encoding NUDIX hydrolase, whose product is MPLPPVQRLSAAIVGRHGIFDIVRHEIEGSEGPRVYITLAMLDWVSIAAVTTDNRFVLVRQHRHGISEVTLETAGGFVDEGETPQLAARRELREETGYSLREIQSLGAVHPNTAMQNNRCHIFLARGVEASGPPAPDEDEYIEPVLLDARAVRRALDDGMITNALSIVTLERALARLGVKSF
- a CDS encoding response regulator, with the translated sequence MKPHVLVVDDSLTVRMDLRGALNAAGFDVTVCDTRRAAVELLDNRNFSALVLDIMLPDGDGVEILQRVRANPHSSSLPVIVLSSEADVRDRVRGLTMGADEYVGKPYNIAYFIGRLRELCRRTRNSAPPPPSIVGSRRILAVDDSPTFLAHLARSLREDGHDVVLARSGHEALDMLAAQTIDCVILDLQMPHVDGIETVRMIRQTPGRESTPTLMLTASENPEDQRNATAAGVDDFLRKTVALDIVRAKIRNLLRQKYADLPHVDAQNSNKSAINRTSVHDRTANVVTANQRSASSNASKRSKEDVKSPANHFSALFIAVAAAMGLEADPARESLARTLSRMGVDPRCMSEADLSRALPALEDTLAMFCPVEDAAARSRALAALAARARRSGS